The genomic region GGTACTGTGTTCCAATTGCCACAGGTGCCGTCATGCCGATCAACTGCGACGCAGTGACCATGGTTGAAGACGCTGTCATTTATGGTCAGACTGCGGAATTCAGCAAGAGCGTAACCAAATGGGAAAATGTTGCCCATGCAGGCGAAGATATGCCAGGAGGAACGCTCATCATCAGGAAAAACGCAGTGGTTACTCCAGTCACAGTGGCAGTGCTAGCGGCAAGCGGAATTAACATTATTTCAGTATATCGGAAGACAAGAATAGGCGTAGTTTCCTCAGGCGACGAACTCCTAACGCCTGGAGACCCTCTCGTGGAGGGGAAGTTGTATGAGTCGAACAGCACATATGTCGCATCGGAGCTATCCAGGTTCAGCAGCATTTCGGTAAGGAAATACCCATTGATGCGTGATGATATGGATGCCATCAGGAAAACTCTTGAAGCTATGATCAAGGAGAACGATGCCGTGATTGTAAGCGGCGGAACGTCTGCAGGTGAAGGGGATTATGTATACAGGACTCTGGAGGGCATGCAGCCAGGAATCATTTACCACGGTGTTGCTGTCAAGCCTGGAACTCCAACGGTCTTCGCCGTTTCCGATTCGAAGCCTGTCTTTGGGCTACCTGGTTTTCCGGTCTCTTCAATGATGGTGTTCAGAGCTCTGTTCATGCCGGCAATTATGAAAATAGCCAGGTTAACATATCATGAAACCATTATCAGGGCCGCCATTGGCTTGAAGACGCTAATAAGATTTGGGTATACAAACTTGATGATCCTGAGACTTGTTGAGAGGAATGGAAAGGTGATTGCTCTTCCAGTTAATGGCGCCTCAGGGTCAGTGACAAGACTCCTCGATGCTGAAGGCTATTCTGTTATTCTGGGGGACAGAAAATTTCTTGAAGCCGGTGAAGAAATTGAAGTGCATTTGATCAGGGAAAACCTCTCCAGAACTTTCTTTTTGGGTCCCACGGATAGTGTTACTGCCACATTCCTATCAACCCTGGATGACCTGCCGGCAATCATCAGGGTATCAGATGACGCCGTTCTGACAATGGTTTCTCAGGTATCACCGGACTTTGCCGTGATCTCTGCACTGGATGGAAACGATTTCCCATCAGTGGATGGCTATTCCAGTGTGTTTCATTACCAGGTTTCCTATGGATTCTATGTGCAGGGGAATCCTGGTGATCTCAGATGTCTTATGGAAACCATAAAGGAGGGCAAAGCGACCCTTGTGACCGCCTCATTAACGGATTCTTTTGCAATGGCCTTGAAACGGGATATTCAGGCACGGTTTGGTGAAGGGGAATACATGAAATGCAAAGCAAGTTTGCTCCCAACTCCGGAAGCATGCGTGCAATCAGTAATCAACGGGGAATATACCCTATATATCGGACCGGAAATGCCCGTTTACGATGAAAATATCAAATTTATTAAAATCGGCAGGATACACAAATCCTTGATCGTGTCGCAAAATATCATTGGTTCAGACGATGTAAAGAGATCAGTTGAAAAGTTGAAGGAAGTGATTGGTAGAAGTGCCTCCTCTTGAATTTGACCGGTACCTTGGTTCCCTGTCACTCCAGCAGATTTCCATAGCGGGGCAGAAGAAGATCTCCTCAAAGAAAGTTGCAATTGTTGGAGTAGGCGGGACCGGAGGGGTTGCTGCAGAATTGCTGGCAAGATCCGGTGTTGCGGAGATACTCATAATCGACGACGATTCTGTATCGCTGACCAATCTCCAGAGACAGGTGGAATATGCTGAACCGGACTTAGGGAAAAAGAAGGCTGAGATCCTGAAATCAAGGCTTGAAAGGATAAATAGAAATGTTGTAATCACCGCAAAGACTGAAAGGTTGACAATAGAGAATTCCACTATTATTGGAAAACCCGATCTGATATTTGACGGAACGGACAACTATTCCGCAAGGAATGCCATAAACAGATACGCGGTTCGCAATAAAATACCATGGATTATGACCGCCGCCAGCGAGACCTTCGGAACCATAAAGGCTGTCTTACCACATATCACTTCCTGCACGGCATGCCTTGGGTATCCTGAGACCGGAAACGAGGGAGTCGGATGTGCACAAATCGGGATCCTGCCTTCTACACCCGCTGTTATTGGATCTCTGGCTATATCAATTTCCCTCAGGATCCTTATGGAAGAAGCCGTTGAAGGTGATGTGATTTATATTGATACTTGGAACTACGGCATTGAGAGGATAAAAACCGTTATAAATCCGGCTTGCAAGGTGTGTGGGATCGCATGATAGCTGTTATTTTTGTAAAGAAAAGCGAGAGGTTCCCGGGCAAACACAGTATCAAGATCAATGGTACAGGGATGACTGAGGGAATCGAGAGGAAAGTCAGCACATCTGGAATGTTTGAAAGAACCCTGATCCTATCCAAGGATCCTGATCTCCAGGTTAAACACGGGAAAATAGTAAAAGATCCAAGTGATGGTACAATCCTTGATTCCGTGAACTATGCAGTTGGTAAATTCGGTGACATTTTTGCATTTGGCGGAGATATGCCATTCCTCTGCATCGATTTCATCTCTTCAATGATCTCACAGTTCAATGGCAGGACGCTGTGCCCAATTTCACCCAGCGGAATAAGGCAGACATTGCACTGCATATATGCTGGAAATGATTCAAGATTACTTGAGGAATACATTACAGGAGGAGGAAGGACACTTCACCAATTTGTGGAGAGATTCGGCGTAAGTATACAATACCCTGCGGAAAGGGAAAGATGCTTTGAAAACGTAAATTATCTCACAGATATCGAGAGGTTGAGGTTACAGTAGAGCGTGAACAAGTGGCAAATTCTAACTTCTTCTGGGCTGCCTCATCGCTTCATGATAAGCGTGATCCACTATATCATTGATCAGGTCAAAACCTACCTTCTGGGCATCTTCAGAACCAGGCAGTGAGAAAACAATCTTGCCTTTTCCCGCAAACATTGAGGCGTCTGAGAGAATGGCATGGATCTCCTGAAGGGAACTTCTGGATCTGAAGGTTTCTCCGAACCCACGAATTTCTCTCTCCATAATTCTCCTTAACGTTGCGGAAGTCAAGTCTCTCATTCCAAGACCGGTCCCTCCGATGAAGATAATCACGTTGGCGTCGCTCTGCTCAACTAAATTGCTTATTTTTTCTGGGTCGTTGGAAACGATTATCCTGGAAAACCTCCTGTTCGAGTCACTCATCAGTTTACTCATTATGTTTCCAGACTCGTCGTTCCTTTCTGTCCGCGTGTCTGAAACTGTCACAACCAAGAAATTCAGGTCGTATTTATCATCAGTCCTGTGATGCATCGATCTTCCTCTTAAATTTGTTTTCTACCCGCACTCTCTCTATCTCAGTTTCCGGGTATTGACCAGAGTCATCCTTCTCCAGGTATTTCACCATGTCCCATATGGTTATCAGAGCAGCCTGCACACAGGAAATGGCCTCCATTTCCACCCCAGTCTTATAGAGCGCCTTCACCGTGCAGATCACTTTTATGCTGTTCTGCTCCGTGTCAAAGTCCAGATTCACAGACGAAATGGGAATCTGATGACAGTATGGTACGATATCCCATGTCCTCTTTGCTGCCTGCATTCCTGCTATCCTAGAGGTCTCAAGTACGTTTCCCTTCTTGTTATCTCCGTGTCTGATTGAATCTATGGTAGAGTTCTTGAGCCTGATCATGCCGGAAGCAGTGGCAGTGCGTTCAACCACGTCCTTCGACGAAATGTCTATCATTGAATATCGAATGGTGATAGAAATAAATAAATTATGGGACTTTGGATCTAGTACAGCACACAGATCATTTTTTAGCCACCATGAGATTCGCGTAGGTGAAAGACATACTCCTCTTGCACGGTGGTGTTGGCTCTGATTCAAGCATAAACCCAATTTTGAACGGATATGCCAGGCATGCATTCCTCAAGGAACCCTTGGACTCAGTTGTGAAGGCGGTTGTGCTTATGGAAGATGATGAAACGTTTAACGCTGGAACAGGTTCTGTAATGCGGCTGGATGGTACCATTCAAATGGATGCCTGTGTGATGGTACCGGGTCACGTGGGTTCGGTGATGGGCATTGAAAGGGTGAAAAACCCAGTGTTAGTTGCGAGAGATGTGATGGAGAAATCACCGCACGTGATATTTGCTGGGGATGGTGCGACCGCTTTTGCAAGGATCATGGGCCATGGGGACTATGATCCTTCGACGGAGAAGTCAAGAAAAAGGCTTGAAAAAGTGAAACTCGACCTTGAGTCAAATCAGGATCCGGGGGCAAGAGAGAAGATGTTCCTTCTGTCTATGGAAAAAACCGGCCATGATACAGTGGGTGCGGTTGCAAGGATAGGGGACAGGTTTGCTTCTGCAGTCTCAACGGGTGGGGCCTCACCCATGATGCGGGGGAGAGTGGGCGATTCACCGGTTCCCGGATCAGGTATATTCACAGGCGAAGAAGGATCCGTTGTTGCCACTGGAATCGGGGAAGAGATCATAAAGAGGTCTCTATGCTTCAGGATATATTCCAGAATTGGCGAGAAACCACTAAAACAAATACTGGATGAGGAAGTGGCATACTTCGGCGATGTTGCTGTTGGTGTTATCGCTGTTTCCAGAAACGAAGTGGCATATTCCGCTAACAAGGATATGGCAACAGGGTACATCGAAGCGTGAATATACATATCATGGCTGTTTTCCGGAGCCACATATTGCACACTGGTTTCGTATATCATAGCAATGACGGTGCTATTGGTTATAAGCGATGTTCTGTTACCTGAACATTCCGCGGTTAGATTGAACAGAGATGGTACGCGATTTGATGAACGGTCAGAACAGGAACAGATATGATCTCTCATTATTGCTGATTTCAAGATCTACTAGGAGTTTTGCAGCTGGATTTCTGGCAGTGATAATCGGCCTTTATTACACCGAGGGATTACACCTTTCACTCACTGAGGTAGGAATCCTGTTTGCAGCAGGCGGCCTGGGCACGCCCTTGCTCACACTGATTTTCGGACGGTTGGCAGATATTCACGGAAGGAAGAAACTGCTTCTGGCGTCATTGATCCTGCTGCCTCTATCAATCGTCATTCTTCTGGTTACAACTAATTATGCCTTTCTCATAGTTTCGTCCGCACTAGGAGGTTTTGGAATTGCCGGGGGACTTGTGGGTGGCGGTGTAGGCGGTTCAGTAGCTCCAATGCAGTCTGCTTTGCTGGCGGAGAAGACAGATGCGGAAAACAGAACCACCTTATTCTCCATATTCACAATGATTTCCAGTTTTGCAGGGTCTGCCGGAGCACTCATGTCTAACATAGAGGATTACAGGCTTTTATTCCTTATCGCCCTGGTGATCACCGCCATTTCAGTTGTATCCATTATTCCCCTGAAGGAGAATTTCAAAAGGAAGAGAATTAATCCAGAGAAGGGAATACAGAAGAAGGGCAATGCCAGCCCCAATAGGAACATTATCGCTAAATTCGCCGTTACTGGAACAATGAATGGAGCTGCGCAGGGGCTGATCACCCCATTTTTATCCATAATACTGGCAGAAACATTTCTTATGCCAAATGGAGAGATAGGGGACCTTTTCGCAGTTGGAGGATTTTTAACGGCATTAGTGATGATCTTCACCCCTATCCTGACAAAACGGATGGGATTCGTGCCAATGATAATCAGCACCCGATCCGTGTCCACAGTTTTTCTTCTGGCATTCCCATTCGCGTCCAGCGCACTAATGGCGTCTTTCTTCTATGTGATATTCACTTCCGTCCGCGCTCTGTCCCTGCCCTCGCAGCAGGCGCTGATGATGACCATGGTAACAGAAGAAACGAGAGCTTCCGCCACCGGCATCAACCAATCAGCAAGACTTTTTCCTTCAGCCGCCGCATCTGCAAGTTCTGGAGCGATTCAGGACTATATTTCCGTGGTGATACCATTCGAGATTTCTTTCGTTCTCAACATTGCCAACCTCCTGATGTATTACAAGTTTTTCTGGAATGAACCAGCTGCGAGGGCGGGATATCAGGAAATAAAGGTGGAACTTTCCTAATAGTCTTCATGGTTCACATAAAATCTATCCCGCTCTATTGCCCGTCTTTTTTCGGATTTCGCAATAAAATTTCTCTGAATGCATTTTCTGAAGATTTATATCTAACAGTACTATGATACGTAGATGGAATTCGAGAAGATACGTACAATGCATTTCCCTAGAGACATATTTGTAGGGCACAATGCCATTGTAAATATCACCGACGTGGTCAAGCGTAATCTGCGTTCTGGATCCATCGCCATCGTTACTGGTAACAACACTTATGAACTTGCAGGAAAGAGATCAGAAGAGATGCTCAAGGATGCTGGTTTTGAAGTTTTTTCCCTGATCACCGGCGAAGCAAACGTCAAGAATCTAGAAAGTGTCAATTCATTCGTGAAAGAGACTAAGGCCGGCCTGGTCGTCGGTGTTGGCGGCGGAACCAAAATAGATCTGGCCAAGAAGTCTGCATTCGATTTTGGTCTACCCCTTGTGAGCGTCCCCACATCAGCGAGTCATGACGGCATTGCATCTCCTAGAGCTTCCATCAAAGGAAACGGTTCAGTCGCTTCCGTGGAGGCCGTTATGCCGGTTGCTATAATAGCTGATACATCCGTAATGGTAAAAGCACCGTTTAGGTTTCTTTCGGGTGGAGCTGCTGATGTAATATCAAACATCACTGCCCTTCTCGATTGGCAGCTCGCAAACAGGCTCAAGGGTGAAGAATACAGCTCAAGCGCCGCTGCTATCTCGGAATATGCCTCAAGAGAATTGATTGAAAAGGCACATATGATCCTTCCAGGAGTGGAAGAATCCGTCTGGCTTGTTACGAAACAGATACTGGCATCTGGAACAGCCATGGCCATTGCCTCGTCTTCCAGACCTGCCAGTGGAAGTGAACATATGTTTGCGCATGCCTTGGAGCTATACGGCCCTGGCAATTCAATTCATGGCGAACAGGTAGCCATGGGATCGGTAGTTTCCATGTACCTTCATGGAGGGGAGTGGAAGAAACTGATCAGGACTTACGAGAAAATAGGTATAAGCATAAGTGCAAAAAGTTATGGAATATCAAGATCAACAACGATAAAGTCTCTCATGGGCGCGCACAGCATCCGCAAGGAGAGATACACCATATTGGGAGAAAGTGACCTTAGCTATGATGCTGCAGAAAGAACCCTTGAGGTCACAGGGGTAATTTAAAAAGGTGAATAATACGGCAAAAATATCATTGATTGGAGTGGATCTGGCAAAGGAAGGTCTGGAATTTACGTTTGTTACGCCGCTCGTTGGATGTGCGGAATGCAGGATTAAGAACGTGTGTTTCAACCTAGAGCCAGGAAGAAAGTACAGGATAACCAAGGTGAGGGACAAGATCAACCCTTGCTTTGTATTCGACGGTGACAAAGTCGCAACGGTTGAGGTGGAGGATGTCCAGAATTATGCTAACATACAGCACGGTAAGAAGCTGCAGGAAGGATCTACCGTTACATTGAATTCACTGGGTTGTGACAATTATGCCTGCCCAAATATAGAGACATGCAACCTTATCCACACGAGGGAAGGCACTAAAGCTGTGGTAGACAAGATAGAGGGCAAGGTTGACTGCCCGAAAGGCTATGACCTCAGAAAGGTAGCTGTTACCCTTCACTGAACCCTGAAATGAAGAGAATAAAGATAGGCCTTGTTGGAAAGCCGAACGTCGGCAAATCCACGATTTTCTCCGCCATAACTAAAACGCATGCTGAGATAGGCAATTACCCATTCACAACGGTCAAGCCAAATCTTGGGGTAACATTCATAGATCATGCCTGCCCGGAAAAAGATCTGGGCCATCCGTGCAACCCTCGCGAGGGGACCTGCAGAAACGGCATCCGCATGATTCCGGTTGAAATCATTGACGTACCCGGCCTCATACCTGGAGCCAGTGAAGGAAAAGGAATGGGAAACGAGTTCCTTGATAATATCAGGGATGTCGATGCAATAATTCATGTTTATGATGCATCCGGAAAAACAACTGCGGATGGGAATCCCTCGGAGACTTTTGTTGATCCTGCCGAGGAACTGAAATTCATAAGGGAAGAACTCGTGAACTGGGTAGCGTCCAGGCTTGGTAGGGACTGGGAGAAATTCTCCAGAAAGGCTGACAGCACTGGAGAAAGAATTGAAACAAAGCTGATGCCCAAGGTTGGAACGTTTGGCCTCAGAGAGCAGGATATAGAGACGATACTCCTCAAGGAAGCGTTTCCTGCAAAGCTGTCTATATGGACTAGTGATGACTTCATGGACTTTGCCTCGGCGATATTCAAATATGTAAAGCCATTGATTCATGTAGGGAACAAGTCTGATGAACTCAACAACCAGGAAATGTCAAGACTGGCTAACATAACAGACAACAATTTTATGGTATCGGGCATATACGAATTGGCACTTGCCAGAGCATCTGGGGCTGGATTGATAAGATCCACTGAAGTACCCGTTGAGATAAGCCTGGGTCTCAAGGATGCGCAGAAAGATGCACTAGCCAGGATAAATGCCTTTTTCCAAGGTGGCATCCCTGTTAGAATAGGGAAAGTGATTTCTGATATTGTCTATAGGCTTCTCCATTACATAGTCGTGTTTCCTGTCTATGACGAGGGGAAATGGTGCGACAAGGATGGAAATGTTCTTCCTGATGCATTTCTAGTTCACGCGGGAAATACCGCATTAGACCTTGCGTTCAATATTCATACAGAAATAGGTGAAGGATTCATCAGAGCAATCAATGGGCGGACCAAGATGGTTGTTGGGAAGGAGTATGAACTTAAGGATGGCGATGTCATAAAGATCGTGACCCACCGAACATAGGTTTTATGGACTCCTTCCAACATGGTCAACTGGCGCAGAGAATAGATTATATATCTACTCCTTATTCGGAGGTTACTCTAAATTTAAGCACACTATTAAGGTGGTACATTGGCGAATGGAGAAAATGCAGGTTCAAAACTTGTTTCTGAGAGGAACAAGTACAAATGGTCCGACAGGGACTACAAGAGAAGAGTACTTCAGCTCAAGAAGAAGAGCGACCCCCTGGAGGGAGCTCCCTCGGCTAAGGGAATAGTTATAGAGAAAGTTGGGATTGAGGCAAAACAGCCAAACTCGGCCATACGGAAATGTGTCAAACTTCAATTGATAAAGAATGGCAGACAGATCACCGCTTTCGCACCCGGTGATGGCGCAATCAACTACATAGATGAACACGACGAGGTAGTGGTTGAGGGCATAAGAGGGCGAATGGGAAGAAGCAAGGGAGATATCCCCGGAGTGAGATACAAGGTTGTAAAGGTTAATGGCATATCACTCCACGAGCTTGTAAAAGGAAGAAAGGAGAAGACGGTGAGATAATGGAGATAAAGTTACTTGGACAATATGATGTTAACGAGATACAGATACACGATCAGGGACTTTCGAAATACATAAACCTCACCTCAAACCTGAATCTCCACACTGGAGGGAGGTTTTCAAACTATTTCGCCGGAAAGAGAAATGTGAACACCGTCGAAAGGCTCCTGAACAAACTTATGAGGACCGAGAAGTGGACAGGAAAGAAATACAGTGCGTATCGCGTCCTTTCCGAAGCGTTTGCCAAGATAGCGGCAAAGACAAAGCAGAACCCGGTTCAGATACTCATAAACGCCATTGAGAATTCTGCTCCCAGGGAAGAAGTCACGAGACTGAAGTATGGTGGAATCGCCGTTCCGAAAGCCGTCGATGTATCCCCATCTAGAAGAGTTGATGTTGCGCTCAGGAACATAGCAAGTGGCGCTACTAATGCTTCCTTCAAGCACAAGAAGAGCATCGAGGACTGCCTCGCAGACGAGATCATGCTTGCAGCTAACAATGACGCGAACTCTTTCTCGGTGAGCAAGAAGGAAGAGATTGAGAGAGTGGCGGCATCCGCGAGATAATCAATACTGGTTCGGATAACTATCATTCCGAACACATGTTCAATATTTTTATAATACATTCCCTCCATACTTGTGGTTGGCTACAATTTTGCCTAGAAACAATTTGCTCATGGGAGTTCAATCGGATCGTGGCCGCCTGCATGGGACAAACCCCATTCATTGCTGAGATGGATCATGCTGTGTTTTAAAATTGCCGTAAATAACATTATCTTTGCTTACGTATTCATCCGCTATGGACAGAAAGGATCTTCTGACTGAGCCTGTCAGGGACATGCACCTTTCAGGTAACTCCACTCTTAACGACCTGATGGGGCAATTTAGAGAATCTGGAGGTTTTTCCTCTGCCAAGATCTATACCGCGTATGAAATTCTGAAAAAAATGTTCACCGAGGAGAACACGACATTTCTTTCGTTCCCAGCAGACATAATTTCAACAGGCACAAGGGGAGTAATTAACGAACTGGTTAAAAGGAAACTAGTTGACGTAATTATAACCACGAACGGGACACTTGATCATGATGTTGCAAGAACCTACGGGAAATACTACTCCGGTACATTTGAATTCAGCGATCGGAAACTTGCTGACCTCGGAATAAATAGACTTGGGAATGTTTTTGTTCCGGACGAGAGCTATGGAGAATTGATTGAGGAAAAGATACAGGGGATGCTCACTGATCTGTATGAAGAGAAGAAAGAGTGGAGTGGCTCAGAACTGGTGAGGCGCATCGGTTCAAGGATCAATGACGACTCTTCCATCCTTTATAATGCAGCAAAGAACAACATACCAATATTCGTGCCAGGAATGACCGACGGTTCGGTTGGATCGCAATTCTGGTCATTTTATGAAACGCACAGGGACTTCAAGATAAACCTGCTTGAAGATGAACACCTGCTTTCTGACATAGTGTTTGACGCTAAAAAGACAGGCGCGCTCATGATGGGCGGGGGGATATCAAAGCACCATACGATATGGTGGAACCAGTTCCGAGGAGGCTTGGATTCAGCTGTTTATATCACAACAGCGCAGGAATATGATGGTTCACTCTCTGGCGCAAAGCTCGAAGAAGCCATTTCCTGGAGAAAAATAAGAGAAGATGCGGAATTCGTAAATGTATACGGAGACGTTACTATAATATTGCCTGTCCTTATCGGTTCACTGCTTGATTGATCTCTCAGATATATTTCAGCCATTCCATTACAGGGTCATCTTCGCCCTCCAGATCAGTGGTAGTTTCGCCGAAACTGCTCCTGGTCTTGAAGGATGTGAAATAAATTCTACCATTATCTTCAAACCCGTACATGATGTGTTCCACTGGTTCACCGTCCGGAAGGTGTGCCATGGCTTCCGGGAATTCCGGAGTAAAGTGCAGCTCAATTTTTTTCCCATCCCTGAAAAGAGTGTATGAATTGTTCCCTTTCACATAATTCTCTAGTCTTTTCCTTTCGATAGACGGCCACATTCAGGCTGATATTCTGGCTATGTATTTTACCTTATTATTACTAGTTGGACTAATCCATGGGAAATCTGGTAAAGGACAAAAACAGCTGGAAAATTATAATTATTCCATGGAGGATATGCTTATCTATGACCTATAAAGAGGGCACAGCGGATCTAGATACCGGCTTGAAGGTATTTTACAGGATGTGGTTCCCAGAGAAGAGCAGAGGTACAATCATTGGTGTACATGGTTTTGTGGAGCACACCGGAAGGTACCTGGAGTTTGGAAAGTATCTGGAAAACAATGGATATACCCTTGCGATGTACGATCTAAGGGGTCATGGAAGGACCGCCAGTGCTGATGAATTCGGTTATGTTAAAAACTTCGAGTTCATGGTGAAAGACACTGAAGCTTTCTCTTCATACATAAAGGACGATATGGGTTCTGAATCTATATTTATGCTCGGGCACAGCATGGGTGGACTCATTGTCTTCCATGTTCTAGCAAGGTCAAAAGTACCGGTGCGCGGCGCAGTAACTTCCGGAGCTTCACTCAGAGTGGTCTCGAATGGAACCCAGAGAGCCATACTTTCCATAATGAACGCCGTCTCACCCAGAAAGAGAGTGAAACTGCCAATCCGGGCCGAATACTTGAGCCATGATCCCGCCGTAGAGCGGAATTACCTTAATGACCCGCTGGTCTGCAAAAATCCTTCTGTATCCATGATTTACCAGCTTTACCAGGGGTCCAGAGACATCTGGAAAAATCTTGGGAAAGTATCGTCCCCGATACTCATGCTACAGGGTTCGGGCGATAAGATCGTTCCTCCTGCAGTCACTCCAGAGGCTTATGGTTTCATCTCTTCCACGGACAAAACCAAAAAGATGTATGATGGATTCTACCATGAGATTCTAAACGAGAAGGGAAAGGGAGCTGTCTATTCAGACATATTGTCTTGGTTCTCAGCGCACTAATATACTAAAACAGAGACCAAGATATGCCCAGCCTTCCCATCTGATTATCGCTTCGTTCCCAGGTGATTATAGAGCATATTACATCCAGTGCTGCATATGATATATCTTGCCGTGCAGGATGCCCTATCGCTACCATTGATTCAAGCTGGAGCTTTAAAGTGTGCCATATAGTCAATTCAGGATGAAAAAAGTGGATTAACACCCACAGATTCTGGTTCATGATTTAGAGGCAAAACCTGACCTTACGCATTCCACATCCGCCCCAGCGAACTTTTCTGGAACGTATTTCTTTACCGTTTCCTCAAGCGCTTCCATCGGAACAAAGCCGGTTATTCGGGAAAATGCCCCCAGCAGGACCATATTCGAAATTTTTGGACTTGAAATTCTCTCCGCCTTTGCTGATGCATCCACAACATGAACGTTCTTCAGGTCTTCCGGTACCTTCTTTACAACCGTGGAATCGATGATCACGTAGCTACTCTTTCTGGCAAGTCCTATTGAGGCTTCCAGTGCCCTCTGATCCATGAAGATCATAACGTCCGGGAAAGTTATCACTAGGTCATAAATAGCTGAATCGTCAATGATCACGTCCGCAGTAGAAATCCCAGATCGCACGGCTGCAGTATAGGATCTGGTCATAACCACATTTTTTTTCAATACCTCAGAAAAAGAATGCGCCAAGATGGTTCCAGCGAGCATAACTCCCTGCCCCGCCCAGCCCCCAATTCTTATTTGAATCACTCTCTCACCTTTTCAATGATCTTCTCAAGTTCAGCAGTCAGCTCAGGCTTCTCAATGTCGACGAGCTCTCCGATCTTGAAATGCCCACTTTCAGTGGTCTTGAAATTTTCCCTGAACATGTGCATCATCTCAATATGATCCATCCCGATCATCCTTCCTTCGTATGTGGGACACTGGGAAAGCACTTCTATGAAAGAGAAACCTTTCTTAGTCATCGCCTTCTCAATGGATTTGATCAGTTGCGGCAGATGCCAAGTAGTCCATCTCGCAACATAAGAGGCCCCAGCAGCGGCCACCACGTCTGTAACATTCAGTGGAAATGATGGGTTCCCGTATGGGGTCGTCACTGTTTTCATGCTGTGTTCAGTAGTTGGAGCTACCTGCCCACCCGTGGTAGCGTATACG from Thermoplasmataceae archaeon harbors:
- a CDS encoding NAD(P)-dependent glycerol-1-phosphate dehydrogenase, with the protein product MEFEKIRTMHFPRDIFVGHNAIVNITDVVKRNLRSGSIAIVTGNNTYELAGKRSEEMLKDAGFEVFSLITGEANVKNLESVNSFVKETKAGLVVGVGGGTKIDLAKKSAFDFGLPLVSVPTSASHDGIASPRASIKGNGSVASVEAVMPVAIIADTSVMVKAPFRFLSGGAADVISNITALLDWQLANRLKGEEYSSSAAAISEYASRELIEKAHMILPGVEESVWLVTKQILASGTAMAIASSSRPASGSEHMFAHALELYGPGNSIHGEQVAMGSVVSMYLHGGEWKKLIRTYEKIGISISAKSYGISRSTTIKSLMGAHSIRKERYTILGESDLSYDAAERTLEVTGVI
- a CDS encoding UPF0179 family protein, producing MNNTAKISLIGVDLAKEGLEFTFVTPLVGCAECRIKNVCFNLEPGRKYRITKVRDKINPCFVFDGDKVATVEVEDVQNYANIQHGKKLQEGSTVTLNSLGCDNYACPNIETCNLIHTREGTKAVVDKIEGKVDCPKGYDLRKVAVTLH
- the ychF gene encoding YchF-related putative GTPase; amino-acid sequence: MKRIKIGLVGKPNVGKSTIFSAITKTHAEIGNYPFTTVKPNLGVTFIDHACPEKDLGHPCNPREGTCRNGIRMIPVEIIDVPGLIPGASEGKGMGNEFLDNIRDVDAIIHVYDASGKTTADGNPSETFVDPAEELKFIREELVNWVASRLGRDWEKFSRKADSTGERIETKLMPKVGTFGLREQDIETILLKEAFPAKLSIWTSDDFMDFASAIFKYVKPLIHVGNKSDELNNQEMSRLANITDNNFMVSGIYELALARASGAGLIRSTEVPVEISLGLKDAQKDALARINAFFQGGIPVRIGKVISDIVYRLLHYIVVFPVYDEGKWCDKDGNVLPDAFLVHAGNTALDLAFNIHTEIGEGFIRAINGRTKMVVGKEYELKDGDVIKIVTHRT
- a CDS encoding 30S ribosomal protein S12, with amino-acid sequence MANGENAGSKLVSERNKYKWSDRDYKRRVLQLKKKSDPLEGAPSAKGIVIEKVGIEAKQPNSAIRKCVKLQLIKNGRQITAFAPGDGAINYIDEHDEVVVEGIRGRMGRSKGDIPGVRYKVVKVNGISLHELVKGRKEKTVR
- a CDS encoding 30S ribosomal protein S7 gives rise to the protein MEIKLLGQYDVNEIQIHDQGLSKYINLTSNLNLHTGGRFSNYFAGKRNVNTVERLLNKLMRTEKWTGKKYSAYRVLSEAFAKIAAKTKQNPVQILINAIENSAPREEVTRLKYGGIAVPKAVDVSPSRRVDVALRNIASGATNASFKHKKSIEDCLADEIMLAANNDANSFSVSKKEEIERVAASAR
- a CDS encoding deoxyhypusine synthase, translating into MDRKDLLTEPVRDMHLSGNSTLNDLMGQFRESGGFSSAKIYTAYEILKKMFTEENTTFLSFPADIISTGTRGVINELVKRKLVDVIITTNGTLDHDVARTYGKYYSGTFEFSDRKLADLGINRLGNVFVPDESYGELIEEKIQGMLTDLYEEKKEWSGSELVRRIGSRINDDSSILYNAAKNNIPIFVPGMTDGSVGSQFWSFYETHRDFKINLLEDEHLLSDIVFDAKKTGALMMGGGISKHHTIWWNQFRGGLDSAVYITTAQEYDGSLSGAKLEEAISWRKIREDAEFVNVYGDVTIILPVLIGSLLD
- a CDS encoding alpha/beta hydrolase; translation: MTYKEGTADLDTGLKVFYRMWFPEKSRGTIIGVHGFVEHTGRYLEFGKYLENNGYTLAMYDLRGHGRTASADEFGYVKNFEFMVKDTEAFSSYIKDDMGSESIFMLGHSMGGLIVFHVLARSKVPVRGAVTSGASLRVVSNGTQRAILSIMNAVSPRKRVKLPIRAEYLSHDPAVERNYLNDPLVCKNPSVSMIYQLYQGSRDIWKNLGKVSSPILMLQGSGDKIVPPAVTPEAYGFISSTDKTKKMYDGFYHEILNEKGKGAVYSDILSWFSAH
- a CDS encoding 2-oxoacid:acceptor oxidoreductase family protein, translating into MIQIRIGGWAGQGVMLAGTILAHSFSEVLKKNVVMTRSYTAAVRSGISTADVIIDDSAIYDLVITFPDVMIFMDQRALEASIGLARKSSYVIIDSTVVKKVPEDLKNVHVVDASAKAERISSPKISNMVLLGAFSRITGFVPMEALEETVKKYVPEKFAGADVECVRSGFASKS